A window from Leptospira wolffii serovar Khorat str. Khorat-H2 encodes these proteins:
- a CDS encoding FKBP-type peptidyl-prolyl cis-trans isomerase yields MNLKKTYIYAISFVGAVLISGAVFAQNQGLGIKDIKKGTGKEAFNGSHVTVHYTGWLTNGKKFDSSKDRGRPFDFDLGSGQVIKGWDKGVQGMKEGGVRKLTIPPELGYGSRSTGDIPANSTLIFEVELLKVY; encoded by the coding sequence ATGAATTTAAAGAAAACTTATATATACGCGATATCTTTTGTGGGAGCCGTCCTAATTTCAGGGGCGGTATTCGCTCAGAACCAGGGATTAGGCATTAAGGACATCAAGAAAGGCACCGGTAAGGAAGCTTTCAACGGTTCCCATGTGACCGTACATTATACCGGTTGGCTTACGAACGGCAAAAAATTCGACAGTTCCAAAGACAGGGGACGTCCTTTCGATTTCGATCTGGGCTCCGGCCAAGTAATTAAAGGCTGGGACAAAGGAGTGCAAGGCATGAAAGAAGGTGGAGTTCGTAAACTTACGATTCCGCCCGAATTGGGCTACGGAAGCCGTTCCACAGGAGATATCCCTGCAAATTCTACTTTGATTTTCGAAGTGGAATTGCTGAAAGTTTACTGA
- a CDS encoding PAS domain-containing sensor histidine kinase has product MSPNGNVLSSGDNSYRSLFQYQPVAAFLVEADGTISLVNQKFELLSGKKKSEIENRLSWTYFAHPDDKESLMDAFLSGFKKERDYSFSIRTRFNTGKGYANVFVRATDIPAENRQVLVQVEELDEEGLLKEYSLSDSDYRWRSFLMEGLDIVVILDLSGNILFINKTLSGGSVEGVIGRNVFEILKLEDGIKLQSCIGRVLQSGRPDSIEEWSSFTGRRSHYFVRISPVTRLGEIEAVLLTISDTTKQRETDSDRLKRMESQRHRQKLEALGTLAAGVAHEINNPLTGILNYAEIVREQVENNESLKKNVEVIIRESERISGIVRSLLGFAHKEEGIRAYISTGEILHSSIQLLMPFLMRDGIAIEDEELFPVSDSHADTPLVLGEPQKLKQVFLNLITNARDSLNEKFPSGSVEKRIIVSQDLVVRNKTKYVRITVKDNGIGISDENIPRIFDPFFTTKPTSVGTGLGLSVSYDIIREMGGEIELESQVGNNAVFHVLLPASEKNS; this is encoded by the coding sequence TTGAGTCCAAACGGCAACGTTCTTTCTTCCGGAGATAATTCTTATCGCTCCCTTTTCCAATACCAACCCGTGGCGGCGTTTTTGGTGGAAGCGGACGGAACTATCAGTCTAGTGAATCAGAAATTTGAACTTCTATCCGGAAAGAAAAAGTCCGAAATAGAGAATCGACTCTCTTGGACTTATTTCGCCCATCCCGACGATAAGGAAAGCCTAATGGATGCCTTTCTTTCCGGCTTTAAGAAGGAAAGGGATTACAGCTTTTCGATCCGGACCCGCTTCAATACCGGTAAAGGATACGCAAACGTTTTCGTAAGAGCGACGGATATCCCCGCGGAGAATAGGCAGGTGCTTGTCCAAGTCGAAGAGTTGGACGAAGAAGGGCTTCTGAAAGAATATTCTCTTTCCGATTCCGACTATCGTTGGAGATCCTTCCTAATGGAAGGTCTGGATATCGTGGTGATTCTGGATCTTTCCGGCAATATTCTATTCATCAATAAAACCTTAAGTGGTGGATCCGTAGAAGGAGTAATCGGAAGAAACGTATTCGAGATTCTGAAACTCGAGGACGGTATTAAACTTCAGTCGTGTATCGGTCGAGTCCTTCAGTCGGGAAGACCGGACTCCATAGAGGAGTGGAGTAGTTTCACGGGAAGAAGGAGCCATTATTTTGTGAGAATTTCTCCCGTAACTCGGTTAGGAGAAATCGAGGCAGTTCTACTCACCATTTCGGATACGACCAAGCAAAGAGAAACGGATAGCGATAGACTGAAGAGAATGGAATCTCAAAGGCATAGGCAGAAACTAGAGGCCTTGGGTACGCTCGCAGCCGGAGTCGCTCATGAAATCAATAACCCTCTCACAGGTATCCTAAATTACGCCGAAATCGTAAGAGAGCAGGTGGAGAACAACGAAAGCCTGAAAAAAAACGTGGAAGTCATCATCCGAGAGAGCGAAAGGATTTCGGGAATCGTAAGAAGTCTATTAGGATTCGCTCATAAGGAAGAGGGGATTCGGGCCTATATTTCCACCGGAGAGATTCTTCATTCTTCGATACAATTGTTGATGCCTTTCTTGATGCGGGACGGAATAGCGATAGAAGACGAGGAGCTTTTTCCCGTATCCGATTCTCATGCGGACACGCCCTTGGTATTGGGGGAACCTCAAAAACTGAAGCAAGTTTTCTTAAATCTCATCACAAATGCGCGGGATTCTTTGAACGAGAAATTCCCGTCCGGTTCCGTAGAGAAGCGTATTATAGTGAGTCAGGATTTAGTAGTTCGTAATAAGACAAAATACGTTCGGATCACCGTAAAGGATAACGGAATCGGGATCAGCGATGAGAATATTCCCCGCATATTCGATCCCTTCTTTACCACGAAGCCTACTTCGGTCGGGACAGGGTTAGGGTTATCCGTGAGCTACGATATCATAAGAGAGATGGGCGGAGAGATCGAATTGGAGTCCCAGGTAGGGAATAATGCCGTCTTTCACGTCTTACTACCCGCCTCGGAAAAGAATTCTTGA
- a CDS encoding SpoIIE family protein phosphatase has protein sequence MSESDKHSSGIQSAFRSASRKDVIRILERITDAFLSLDRDLTIQYANFEAEKLLEVIRENLVGKRLPEILPQFNGSVLFPFLVDSIRSGLPKDMEILDEKNRIWYEVRIFPSSEDIAVYLRDVTTRKEGEVRLKESEERLSELVRTSLDPILSLNESLELSLVNPAAERLLGYDFWELKGKSVLSLIPERHRKFVSSVLVRLAKEPERGVFGPFKVKRKNGSEPIMEAAVSRVSTSSGIGYTLIFRDITDRILTQRKLRGTIDELKQVDRERMDLLQNLEAEVEIRSAELSRSYRAMKEELSLAKRVQNSLLPPIDYSLSGVQTYVTYLPVMEVGGDWYDIFECKPGVLRILLADATGHGVQAALVTMTIKGVYEPLKYLADSPSELLQGINTDYCRNFKNLQMYFSCFILDVDTIEKKIRFASAGHPALLWKSGKQIRFLERTGSLVGLLAKMEFTEEEYSYEPGDSILMLTDGIFEEFDSEQNPFGEERIEKIYYHSDLEGFDLHRKIVYEMDKHMGGKSPQDDITLISVMLR, from the coding sequence ATGTCCGAGTCAGATAAACATTCGTCCGGAATCCAGTCCGCCTTTCGCTCCGCCTCGCGTAAGGACGTGATTCGTATTCTGGAGAGAATCACGGACGCTTTTCTTTCCTTGGATCGGGATCTCACGATCCAATACGCCAACTTCGAAGCCGAAAAGCTTTTGGAAGTGATCCGAGAGAACCTTGTAGGCAAGAGACTTCCCGAAATTCTCCCTCAATTCAACGGTTCCGTTTTATTTCCTTTTCTGGTGGATTCGATCCGATCCGGTCTTCCTAAAGACATGGAGATTCTGGATGAGAAGAATAGGATCTGGTACGAGGTCAGAATCTTTCCTTCTTCCGAAGACATTGCAGTTTATCTCAGGGACGTAACGACTCGAAAGGAAGGAGAGGTAAGACTTAAGGAATCCGAAGAAAGATTATCCGAGTTGGTTCGGACTTCTTTGGATCCCATTCTTTCCTTAAACGAGTCCTTGGAGTTGTCCCTCGTAAATCCCGCCGCGGAGAGACTCTTGGGCTACGATTTCTGGGAGCTTAAAGGTAAATCGGTACTTTCTTTGATTCCGGAAAGGCATCGTAAATTCGTGTCCTCCGTCCTAGTCCGGTTGGCTAAAGAACCGGAGAGGGGAGTCTTCGGTCCTTTTAAGGTGAAGAGAAAGAACGGAAGCGAACCGATTATGGAAGCCGCGGTTTCTCGGGTCAGCACATCCTCCGGGATAGGATATACTTTAATTTTTCGTGATATAACGGATCGCATTCTTACCCAAAGAAAGCTTAGAGGGACTATAGATGAACTCAAGCAAGTGGATCGGGAAAGAATGGATTTATTGCAGAATTTGGAGGCGGAGGTGGAAATTAGATCCGCTGAGTTGTCCAGATCCTATCGCGCCATGAAGGAAGAATTGAGTCTGGCTAAACGGGTCCAAAATAGCTTGCTGCCCCCGATCGACTATTCCTTATCCGGAGTACAGACTTACGTTACCTATCTTCCCGTTATGGAAGTAGGCGGAGATTGGTACGATATATTCGAATGTAAGCCGGGAGTGTTGCGGATACTGTTAGCGGATGCCACCGGGCACGGGGTCCAGGCGGCTCTTGTGACCATGACAATCAAAGGGGTCTACGAACCTTTGAAGTATCTGGCCGATTCTCCCTCCGAATTACTGCAAGGGATCAATACTGACTATTGTAGGAACTTCAAGAATCTTCAGATGTATTTTTCCTGCTTCATTCTGGACGTGGATACGATCGAAAAAAAGATTCGTTTCGCTTCCGCCGGACATCCCGCGTTATTATGGAAGTCGGGAAAGCAGATCCGTTTTCTGGAAAGAACCGGTTCATTGGTGGGCCTGCTCGCAAAAATGGAATTTACGGAAGAAGAGTATTCCTACGAGCCCGGAGATTCCATTCTGATGCTAACGGACGGAATCTTCGAGGAATTCGATTCGGAACAGAATCCTTTCGGAGAAGAGAGGATAGAGAAGATATACTATCATTCCGATCTGGAAGGATTCGATCTGCATAGAAAAATCGTATATGAAATGGATAAACATATGGGCGGAAAATCGCCCCAAGACGATATTACTCTCATTTCCGTTATGCTTAGGTAA
- the pgsB gene encoding poly-gamma-glutamate synthase PgsB produces MSGFLMLAFSLSIFLFFGLLEYRNHSKRRDKIRIRIHVNGTRGKSSVTRLIASGLRAGGYRVVAKITGTLPRLILPDGSERDIIRFGYPNIIEQKILVREASENDAEVLVSECMALLPFHQWISEEKFIKATHYVITNVLEDHLEIMGPEKLDVALAFSSALPFGGSVFSSEKEYGPLLEKLTKERNSDFYSVVPEDLPGEEEMKAFGYLEHPENVGLALNVCLSLGVSREKALQGMWEALPDPGANTTVELASEGKLIRFVNGFAANDPDSARKAWNFAVRNFPGAEKRIALVNCRKDRQERSRQLAEEISDWIENSPDLIVCIGEATRSFLIGGRNRSIPILDAEGKIDLEVFQLLHSISSDRTLIVGLGNIADLGLQLSDLFRVGAREFSSI; encoded by the coding sequence GTGTCCGGCTTTCTGATGCTCGCATTCTCTCTTTCGATTTTTCTATTCTTCGGTTTGCTGGAATACAGAAATCACAGTAAAAGAAGGGACAAGATACGAATCCGCATTCATGTAAACGGGACTAGAGGAAAAAGTTCAGTTACTAGGCTCATCGCTTCCGGATTAAGAGCGGGAGGATATAGGGTCGTCGCGAAGATTACCGGGACTCTGCCTAGATTGATTCTTCCGGACGGTTCGGAAAGGGATATCATTCGATTCGGATATCCTAATATTATCGAGCAAAAAATCCTGGTCCGAGAGGCGTCCGAAAACGACGCCGAAGTCCTTGTCTCCGAGTGCATGGCGCTTTTGCCTTTTCATCAATGGATTAGCGAGGAAAAATTCATCAAGGCCACGCACTACGTGATCACCAACGTTTTGGAAGATCATTTGGAAATTATGGGACCCGAGAAACTCGACGTAGCCTTAGCCTTTTCAAGCGCTTTGCCGTTCGGAGGAAGCGTATTCTCTTCCGAAAAGGAATACGGACCTCTTTTGGAAAAATTGACGAAGGAGAGAAATTCCGATTTCTATTCCGTTGTTCCTGAAGATCTTCCGGGAGAGGAGGAGATGAAAGCGTTCGGATATCTGGAACATCCGGAAAATGTGGGATTAGCGCTTAATGTTTGCCTCTCTCTCGGGGTTTCTAGAGAGAAGGCTTTGCAAGGAATGTGGGAAGCTCTTCCGGATCCCGGGGCCAATACGACCGTTGAACTTGCTTCGGAAGGGAAATTGATTCGCTTCGTCAACGGCTTTGCCGCGAACGATCCTGATTCCGCGAGAAAAGCATGGAACTTCGCCGTTCGGAATTTTCCCGGAGCGGAAAAAAGGATCGCCCTCGTAAATTGTAGGAAAGACAGACAGGAAAGGTCCCGGCAATTGGCCGAGGAAATTTCGGATTGGATAGAGAATTCTCCGGATCTCATCGTTTGCATCGGCGAGGCTACCCGTTCCTTTCTGATCGGAGGTAGGAATCGATCAATTCCCATACTGGATGCGGAAGGAAAAATCGATCTGGAAGTATTCCAATTATTGCATTCTATTTCCTCGGATAGAACTTTGATCGTAGGCTTGGGAAATATTGCGGATCTGGGCCTGCAATTGTCCGATTTGTTTCGGGTCGGAGCCCGGGAATTTTCTAGTATATAA
- the pgsC gene encoding poly-gamma-glutamate biosynthesis protein PgsC: MDLLSISIGIGLVVSLVFSEFFGIAGGLVVPGYFALHLRNPLSILLTLGIALCALLFAKGISRFTILYGKRRTALLLLSGFLLDALCNEWILNGLHPVLPISKDIQAVGHIIPGLIALWMDRQGWMETVASLLTASVIVRLILILFLGSEFSEL; the protein is encoded by the coding sequence ATGGATTTATTGAGCATCTCCATCGGTATCGGCCTCGTAGTCAGTTTGGTATTCTCCGAGTTCTTCGGAATTGCGGGAGGCCTCGTGGTTCCGGGATATTTCGCCCTTCATCTTAGGAATCCCCTCTCGATTTTACTCACATTAGGAATCGCTCTATGTGCCTTACTATTTGCAAAAGGTATTTCCCGATTCACGATTCTTTACGGAAAAAGAAGGACGGCGCTTCTTCTTTTATCCGGTTTCTTATTGGATGCTTTGTGTAACGAATGGATTTTAAACGGACTCCATCCGGTTCTTCCGATCTCGAAAGATATTCAAGCTGTAGGTCATATTATTCCAGGGCTCATCGCTCTTTGGATGGATAGACAGGGTTGGATGGAGACCGTGGCCTCCTTATTGACCGCTTCAGTGATCGTTAGGCTAATATTGATTTTATTTTTAGGTTCGGAATTTTCGGAGTTATAG
- the pgsW gene encoding poly-gamma-glutamate system protein, whose protein sequence is MKGVYWKSNRRSGIYFLILALFSLTGMYLVEACRKTESQAILDKKLEASSLAKLAFEEIRKEKSFNNRIPDPKFDPSGSGLIGTFFSPVTSNLGVLAAKQTSVNPNFSALVLEYLQEAGVKEGDTIALGFSGSFPALNICVYAAAKTLRLKLVTVSSISSSQWGANEPDFLWPDMESILYKKNIFPYRSTAFSMGGIEDKGVGIGPEGLSLLSKAADRNGISLMHSDSFSESLEERMSLYSREANGIDNYKAYINVGGGSVSVGTKFGSKEFRPGLNRINSVSPSGDSVLSRFYEKKVPVIHLTRIQELAVENGLPLRPKKLPEVGEGGPFHRLQYDLRLVLAVLVLLLLLLYVFFRTDSFLVTSDTDISL, encoded by the coding sequence TTGAAAGGGGTCTACTGGAAATCCAATCGGCGCTCCGGGATTTATTTTTTAATCCTCGCGTTATTTTCTCTTACGGGTATGTATCTTGTGGAGGCTTGTAGGAAAACGGAATCTCAAGCGATATTAGATAAGAAGTTAGAAGCTTCCTCTCTGGCTAAACTTGCCTTTGAGGAAATCCGAAAAGAAAAAAGTTTTAATAATAGAATTCCGGATCCTAAATTCGATCCTTCCGGATCCGGACTTATCGGAACCTTCTTCTCTCCCGTTACAAGCAATTTGGGAGTTTTAGCCGCCAAACAAACTTCCGTGAATCCGAATTTTTCGGCTCTGGTCTTGGAATATCTACAGGAAGCCGGCGTAAAAGAAGGAGATACTATCGCTCTGGGATTTTCAGGATCCTTTCCCGCTTTGAATATTTGTGTGTATGCAGCGGCCAAGACCCTTAGACTAAAATTAGTGACCGTTTCCAGTATTTCTTCCTCTCAATGGGGGGCAAATGAACCCGATTTCCTCTGGCCGGATATGGAAAGTATATTATATAAAAAGAATATTTTTCCTTACCGTTCGACTGCGTTCAGCATGGGAGGGATAGAGGATAAAGGAGTTGGGATCGGTCCCGAGGGCTTAAGCCTTCTTTCTAAAGCCGCGGATAGAAACGGTATTTCCCTAATGCATTCCGATTCTTTTTCGGAGAGTCTGGAAGAAAGAATGAGTTTGTATTCTCGCGAAGCGAACGGAATCGATAACTATAAGGCTTATATCAACGTGGGCGGAGGAAGCGTTTCCGTAGGAACTAAATTCGGATCCAAGGAATTTCGCCCGGGACTGAATCGGATCAATTCCGTAAGTCCGTCTGGCGACTCGGTTCTTTCCCGATTTTATGAGAAGAAGGTTCCTGTAATCCATTTGACTCGGATCCAAGAGTTGGCGGTAGAGAATGGTCTGCCTTTGCGACCTAAAAAATTGCCGGAGGTAGGGGAAGGAGGTCCCTTTCATCGCTTACAGTATGATTTGCGATTGGTGCTTGCGGTTTTGGTTCTTCTTCTCCTTCTTCTCTATGTTTTTTTTAGAACCGATTCCTTTCTGGTCACTTCCGATACGGATATTTCTCTCTGA
- a CDS encoding alpha/beta fold hydrolase: MKQFDSDPKIATLASGIRIAYRVFPGKSKIPLFCIHGLTGNLRNFEPIAIALSKKGITVVTYDLRGRGNSDKPQEEYSAKIHAKDLKELASALGYSKISVLSHSLGSWVTLRFSELFPGSVEKAILVDGGGALSPKRKLSNLIMIQSSLARLGRIVPSKEAYLSEAKKSPLLSAWNEDIRNFLTYELETKGMLSTSLKNPLGVPPFGPVICSIPPFVIESELESMGGSMTLMKILRNFIRNPLRFLSILKENNRLPYGSMNFPVLLVRALKPNFKPGDELLPDYAVKRMRKEIPNLEVLELKDKNHYECVLLQDSVRDKAIRDFLSKRIS, from the coding sequence ATGAAACAATTCGATTCGGATCCCAAAATCGCGACCTTGGCTTCGGGAATCCGGATTGCATACCGGGTTTTTCCGGGTAAATCCAAAATCCCTCTTTTCTGCATTCACGGATTAACGGGGAATCTCCGAAATTTCGAACCGATCGCGATCGCACTTTCCAAAAAAGGAATCACGGTAGTGACTTACGATCTGAGAGGAAGGGGAAATTCCGACAAACCCCAAGAGGAATATTCCGCAAAAATCCACGCAAAAGACCTGAAGGAACTCGCAAGTGCATTAGGTTATTCTAAAATATCCGTTCTTTCCCATTCCTTAGGCAGTTGGGTAACCCTCAGATTTTCCGAATTATTTCCGGGCTCCGTGGAGAAAGCGATTTTAGTGGACGGAGGCGGAGCTCTTTCACCTAAAAGAAAACTCTCCAATCTGATCATGATCCAAAGCTCCTTGGCGAGACTCGGGAGAATCGTGCCGAGCAAAGAGGCGTATTTGTCGGAGGCCAAAAAATCCCCTCTTCTCTCCGCCTGGAACGAAGATATACGTAATTTTCTAACCTATGAGTTGGAAACTAAAGGAATGCTCAGCACTTCTCTTAAAAATCCGTTAGGAGTTCCTCCTTTCGGTCCCGTGATCTGCAGCATTCCTCCTTTCGTGATAGAATCGGAATTGGAAAGCATGGGGGGTTCCATGACTCTCATGAAAATACTCCGCAATTTTATCCGGAACCCTCTAAGATTCCTTTCTATTCTAAAGGAAAACAATCGCCTGCCTTACGGGAGCATGAACTTTCCCGTTCTACTTGTCAGAGCATTAAAGCCGAATTTCAAACCGGGAGACGAACTTTTGCCGGATTATGCTGTAAAAAGGATGAGGAAGGAAATCCCGAATCTGGAAGTCCTGGAGCTAAAGGACAAGAACCATTACGAATGCGTGTTATTGCAAGATTCCGTTCGGGACAAGGCCATCCGGGATTTTCTTTCTAAGCGAATTTCGTAG
- a CDS encoding DUF445 domain-containing protein, with amino-acid sequence MDLSFLSQNKELIGIIMMPFTYGFVGWFTNVVALKMTFYPLEFVGIPPYLGWQGIVPKKAQKLALKSVNIMTERLIKVEDFFSKVDPEQLETEFQPILNDLIPSATQEIVHHINPDLRKHLENGHGEEIVRAVQEKCAHTVKNIMTQVKENVSSVFNFRSLVLRKLTGPNVKRIVDIFQEVGSKEFTFIERCGWYLGGALGILQAILWNYFPVWWTLPIQGVIVGYITNWVALTMIFRPLYEKRLGPIKYRGLFLARQEEVSKKYSNVFATQVLTARNVLEEILYKRAARTLVETIQSETEAAAQRLHLNGNLDMENRGEESDFENTKKEVIRTVSDSLAGGSSKLEAYMGRAMSIENNMFKRMKDLPPEEFEPILRSAFQEDEYVLILIGSVLGAVVGLLQGIYMLVVA; translated from the coding sequence ATGGATCTCTCTTTCCTAAGTCAAAACAAAGAACTGATCGGAATCATCATGATGCCGTTCACCTACGGATTCGTGGGCTGGTTCACGAATGTCGTGGCCTTAAAGATGACCTTTTATCCCTTGGAATTCGTAGGGATTCCCCCCTATCTGGGTTGGCAGGGAATCGTTCCTAAGAAGGCTCAAAAACTTGCCTTGAAATCCGTGAATATCATGACCGAAAGGCTTATCAAAGTCGAGGACTTCTTCTCTAAGGTGGATCCCGAACAACTCGAGACGGAGTTCCAACCCATTCTGAACGATCTCATACCTTCCGCTACTCAAGAGATAGTTCATCATATCAATCCGGATCTACGCAAACATTTGGAGAACGGACACGGGGAAGAAATCGTTCGGGCCGTTCAGGAAAAATGCGCGCATACGGTGAAGAATATCATGACTCAGGTAAAGGAAAACGTCTCCTCCGTATTCAATTTCCGCTCCTTGGTATTAAGAAAACTCACCGGTCCGAACGTAAAACGTATCGTGGATATTTTCCAAGAAGTAGGATCCAAAGAATTCACTTTCATAGAACGCTGCGGTTGGTATCTGGGAGGAGCGCTCGGAATTCTACAGGCCATTCTATGGAATTACTTTCCTGTATGGTGGACCCTTCCGATCCAAGGGGTCATCGTGGGTTATATCACCAACTGGGTGGCTCTTACCATGATCTTCCGCCCTCTTTATGAAAAGAGACTCGGACCCATCAAATACAGAGGATTATTCCTAGCCAGACAGGAAGAAGTTTCCAAAAAGTATTCCAACGTATTTGCGACCCAGGTATTGACCGCAAGAAACGTGTTGGAAGAAATACTCTATAAGAGGGCCGCAAGAACTCTGGTAGAAACCATACAATCGGAAACCGAAGCGGCCGCCCAAAGATTGCATCTGAACGGAAATCTGGACATGGAAAACCGCGGAGAAGAATCCGATTTCGAAAACACCAAAAAAGAAGTCATTCGTACCGTTAGCGATTCCCTCGCAGGAGGTTCGAGCAAATTGGAAGCCTATATGGGAAGAGCTATGAGCATAGAGAATAATATGTTCAAAAGAATGAAGGACCTCCCACCGGAAGAATTCGAACCCATCCTAAGATCCGCATTCCAGGAAGACGAATACGTTTTGATACTCATAGGTTCTGTGCTTGGAGCCGTCGTGGGACTCTTGCAAGGTATATATATGTTGGTGGTTGCGTAA
- a CDS encoding sensor histidine kinase: MKSSFFPSWCILLDSSGRILQTNLPLDSWLGAPLTDFFIGAENIRAENGSARFSWIPGKSPISFPENIILSANWLSHDGTIWLELEPEEETAADQIENSFWKEFLASDLPFRQIFETNQAIKWILDPDTGSILYVNQAACIFYGYSREELLGMNVTQINILTKEEVFEEMRRAAAESRLYFLFRHRLKGGEIRNVEVYSGPLQFGSKRVLFSIIYDVTERVVAMNRLELSEKRYRSLVESASDAIIIVDRETRIQEVNRRCEELLEYGRDELQSLTLQDVLDQESWRNTLEQIPKLEQGKPILFTRRFKSKTGRLIEAEVNAVRLEDSHYMGIVRDLTERNLLTRTLQKSLHEKDFMLQEIHHRVKNNLQVISSLLGLQYENSEDPNLKRILLECENRVKSMSFVHAELYKSDNLSEVDLESYFSALSSSLVRVYGAIQRVELQLELFTLGVTIEKAIPLGLILNELLTNSLKYAFPEGRKGKILVRISKKENDLEFYYSDDGVGFVPDDSQKAGSIGIQLVQILSEQLKSDPEFGSENGAFFRLRIPNSFRGK; this comes from the coding sequence ATGAAGTCTTCCTTCTTCCCAAGCTGGTGCATTTTATTGGATTCTTCCGGAAGGATCCTCCAGACCAATTTGCCCTTGGATTCCTGGCTTGGGGCTCCCTTAACCGATTTCTTTATCGGTGCGGAAAACATTCGAGCAGAGAATGGAAGCGCTCGCTTCTCCTGGATTCCCGGCAAAAGCCCTATCTCGTTTCCGGAGAATATTATACTTTCTGCAAATTGGCTCTCTCATGACGGAACGATCTGGCTAGAATTAGAACCGGAGGAAGAGACCGCCGCGGATCAGATCGAGAATTCCTTCTGGAAGGAATTTCTTGCCAGCGATTTACCCTTTCGACAGATCTTCGAAACCAACCAAGCAATTAAATGGATTTTAGATCCGGATACTGGCAGCATTCTTTACGTCAACCAAGCCGCTTGCATATTCTACGGATATTCCAGAGAGGAACTATTGGGGATGAACGTAACCCAGATCAATATTCTGACCAAGGAAGAAGTATTCGAAGAGATGAGAAGGGCCGCCGCCGAGTCCCGATTGTATTTCCTGTTTAGGCATAGATTGAAAGGCGGAGAGATCCGGAATGTGGAGGTTTACAGCGGGCCCTTACAGTTCGGAAGCAAGAGGGTATTATTCTCCATCATATACGACGTGACCGAAAGAGTAGTCGCGATGAATCGATTGGAACTGAGTGAGAAAAGATACAGATCTCTCGTGGAAAGCGCATCCGACGCGATCATCATAGTGGATCGGGAAACCCGCATCCAGGAAGTCAATCGACGTTGCGAGGAGCTATTGGAATACGGCCGGGATGAATTGCAATCCCTGACTCTCCAAGACGTCTTGGACCAAGAAAGTTGGAGAAATACCTTGGAGCAGATTCCCAAACTGGAACAAGGAAAGCCGATTTTATTCACTAGGCGCTTCAAGAGTAAGACGGGCAGGTTGATCGAAGCGGAAGTGAACGCGGTCCGATTGGAGGATTCCCATTATATGGGGATCGTTCGGGATCTAACGGAAAGAAATCTACTCACTCGAACTCTGCAAAAATCTTTGCATGAAAAGGATTTTATGCTCCAGGAAATCCACCATAGAGTGAAGAATAACCTGCAGGTGATCTCCAGTCTTTTGGGATTGCAGTACGAGAATTCGGAGGATCCGAATTTGAAACGGATCCTTTTGGAATGCGAGAATAGAGTGAAATCCATGAGCTTTGTGCATGCGGAACTGTATAAATCGGACAATCTTTCCGAAGTGGATTTGGAAAGTTATTTCTCCGCTCTCTCCTCTAGTCTTGTGAGAGTGTACGGAGCCATCCAAAGAGTAGAATTGCAGTTGGAACTATTCACTCTGGGAGTGACTATCGAGAAAGCGATTCCGTTGGGCCTGATTTTGAACGAGCTATTAACGAACTCCTTAAAATACGCTTTTCCGGAAGGTAGGAAGGGGAAGATACTGGTTCGGATTTCCAAAAAGGAAAACGATCTGGAATTCTATTATTCGGACGATGGAGTGGGATTCGTCCCGGATGATTCTCAAAAAGCGGGATCCATCGGCATCCAATTGGTCCAGATCCTTTCCGAACAATTGAAGTCCGATCCCGAATTCGGCTCGGAAAACGGAGCGTTTTTCAGACTTAGAATTCCCAATTCTTTCCGAGGAAAGTAG
- a CDS encoding cyclic nucleotide-binding domain-containing protein: MQHTTEEILHQIYLFSNFSMDDLAKIAEKTKYKVLEQGDAVYQEGNEAKAFYVVMYGTLKILTSTEKGDDVSVTTIATGDHFGEFPFLDQGTRAGTVEAMERCELLEIPYEHLQKILDSDKELALKFYKGITNYLVKRMRLLTHDLAYARELKKRYS; this comes from the coding sequence ATGCAACATACAACGGAAGAAATTCTACACCAGATCTATTTATTCTCCAACTTCTCCATGGACGATTTGGCTAAAATTGCGGAGAAGACCAAGTATAAGGTACTGGAACAAGGGGACGCGGTCTATCAGGAAGGAAACGAGGCAAAGGCCTTTTATGTCGTGATGTACGGCACCCTGAAAATTCTGACCTCCACGGAAAAAGGGGACGATGTAAGCGTGACCACGATCGCAACCGGAGATCATTTCGGAGAGTTCCCATTTCTGGACCAAGGGACTAGAGCCGGGACCGTGGAAGCGATGGAGAGATGCGAGCTTCTGGAAATTCCCTACGAACATCTCCAGAAGATTTTGGATTCGGACAAGGAACTGGCCCTGAAATTCTATAAAGGGATTACCAACTATCTGGTAAAGAGAATGAGACTTCTAACCCATGACCTCGCATATGCGAGAGAGCTGAAAAAGAGATACTCTTAA